In one Terriglobia bacterium genomic region, the following are encoded:
- the nrfD gene encoding polysulfide reductase NrfD, whose amino-acid sequence MTTRELLIAPHRFAFGYHRQTFWNWLIGTAFFLGGVGGGLFLVSLLTGHVVGMLAGVLIVVVGKNSAHLAFLGRPERFLRAAARPDRSWIARGIWATGVFAVTGFLSVLLRAHSPLLHFPEWAANLTYALAAASALFIACYDGFLMRSSAGVAFWRTLLLPLLLFMYATLGGITMSLTIHEIRGEVPPEILPTLEHGLLVANFFLLGIYLLRMNRSLPAARETLRQWLRGRYAGLFLGLVVLVGIVATLLLSLLHDSVQTSWLVLLIAACELAGDFSMMMLMLKSGLFAPQTAPAYSQGKAG is encoded by the coding sequence ATGACGACACGAGAGTTGTTGATTGCGCCACACCGGTTCGCCTTTGGATACCACCGCCAGACGTTCTGGAACTGGCTGATCGGAACCGCCTTTTTCCTCGGCGGTGTGGGCGGGGGATTATTTCTGGTCTCGCTGCTGACGGGGCACGTTGTGGGAATGCTGGCGGGTGTCCTAATCGTCGTCGTCGGCAAGAACAGCGCGCATCTCGCCTTTCTGGGGCGGCCGGAGCGGTTTCTGCGCGCCGCCGCTAGGCCGGACCGCTCCTGGATTGCCCGCGGAATCTGGGCCACGGGCGTCTTTGCGGTGACCGGTTTCTTGAGCGTTTTGCTCCGTGCGCACTCGCCCTTGCTTCACTTCCCGGAATGGGCCGCCAACTTGACCTACGCACTCGCCGCTGCTTCCGCGTTGTTCATTGCGTGCTACGACGGCTTCCTCATGAGATCTTCCGCCGGAGTGGCGTTTTGGCGGACGCTGCTTCTGCCGCTTTTGTTGTTCATGTACGCCACCCTTGGAGGCATCACGATGTCCCTGACCATTCACGAGATTCGGGGAGAGGTTCCTCCGGAGATTCTCCCGACGCTCGAACATGGCCTGCTCGTCGCGAACTTCTTCCTCCTGGGCATTTATTTGTTGCGGATGAACCGGTCGCTTCCGGCGGCGCGCGAAACGCTGCGGCAGTGGCTCCGGGGACGCTATGCGGGTTTGTTCTTGGGACTCGTTGTGCTGGTGGGAATCGTGGCGACCTTGCTTCTTTCGCTGCTGCACGACAGCGTGCAGACCTCCTGGCTGGTCCTGCTGATCGCCGCCTGCGAACTGGCCGGCGACTTTTCGATGATGATGCTGATGCTGAAGTCCGGGCTGTTTGCTCCGCAAACCGCGCCCGCTTATAGCCAGGGCAAGGCCGGCTGA
- a CDS encoding 4Fe-4S dicluster domain-containing protein: MARLGMVIDLKRCIGCNACTLACKQENGTPEGIHYARVVTQEVGVYPRTKRTFLPVLCNHCSDAPCAEACPTGATYIRPDGIVMVDHKKCIGCRACNVACPYMNRHFVERGLLKHGYSSDGISPFEVLKFADFDEGTNIKCTLCAHRVDEGLEPACVVTCPTDARIFGDWDEENGKLQRLVRERKSWILLPEYETKPNVYYLDE, translated from the coding sequence ATGGCCCGATTGGGCATGGTGATTGATCTGAAGCGTTGCATCGGCTGCAATGCCTGCACGCTGGCTTGCAAACAAGAAAACGGGACGCCTGAGGGCATTCACTACGCCCGCGTGGTCACCCAGGAGGTCGGCGTCTATCCCCGGACGAAGCGCACCTTCCTGCCCGTGCTCTGCAACCATTGCTCGGATGCGCCGTGCGCCGAGGCCTGCCCCACCGGCGCCACCTACATCCGCCCCGACGGCATTGTCATGGTGGACCACAAGAAGTGTATCGGCTGCCGCGCCTGCAACGTGGCCTGCCCGTACATGAACCGCCACTTTGTGGAGCGCGGACTGCTGAAACACGGGTACAGCAGCGACGGCATCAGCCCGTTCGAAGTTCTCAAGTTTGCGGACTTCGATGAGGGCACCAACATCAAATGCACGCTTTGCGCGCACCGCGTGGATGAGGGCCTGGAACCGGCCTGCGTGGTGACCTGTCCCACCGATGCCCGCATTTTCGGAGACTGGGATGAGGAAAACGGGAAATTGCAGCGCCTCGTCCGGGAAAGAAAAAGCTGGATCTTGCTGCCGGAGTACGAAACAAAGCCCAACGTGTACTACCTCGACGAATAG
- a CDS encoding MoaD/ThiS family protein, with amino-acid sequence MPIANIAALGTTRKMLGFSRQTLEFEGTTIADLLRQLPTRDGGSLYDSLVCDGKLRTDFAIVVDGLSLKADQLDKQLHGGEEIVTLAIIRSLAGG; translated from the coding sequence ATGCCGATTGCCAATATCGCCGCGCTGGGAACGACCCGCAAGATGCTGGGATTCAGCCGGCAAACGCTGGAGTTTGAGGGCACCACGATCGCCGACCTGCTGCGCCAGTTGCCAACGCGGGACGGCGGCAGCCTTTACGACAGCCTGGTGTGTGACGGCAAACTGCGAACCGACTTTGCCATCGTGGTGGATGGACTGAGCCTGAAAGCCGATCAACTGGATAAGCAACTGCACGGCGGCGAGGAGATCGTGACCCTGGCGATCATCCGCAGCCTGGCAGGCGGTTAA
- a CDS encoding molybdopterin-dependent oxidoreductase → MATMHSTPIPPSTGRWIFSTCGMCLHGCGIKVQVVDGVAVKIEGDPTNPDNLGKLCPKGNAGLARLYDPTRVLYPMKRTNPKKGLHEKPGWVQISWDEAYEIVAREFGKIRKEDPRKLLCAIGDFQRILFWGWPAVFGSPNFFTSLGNYCGGSYHPVNGSVDGSFAAINDYEHCNYWIQIGSGDGFSSHLHLSGSAKRMADARMRGMRVISLDPRCSVASAKADEWIPALPGTDRAFVLGMAHVLVHELHRYDRDFLRDRTNAPYLVKADGYFLRDSEGKAQVWDLRVNAPRPWDGVPGESMALEGTFSHEGMSVRTGFQMWKDILFENTPEKMAEITTVPAATIRRIAREFVDAAQIGATVEIQGKTYPYRPAALNYYRGSQSHANGLFDNVTYKLFNMLVGNIDVPGGHLGVPLDHRGFFVSPGEDGMLKPEPHQLHPAPEFKYPPDSTHLMEWFPIGFDAGQLNAETLLHPERFGLNYRPEVMLLYHSNPWWNMPETDKIEEIFQRMKFVVAIDIQETESTQWADVFLPDRTFLESTLLNCLEPPAVTGHALRQPVVEPLGDTRDAYEMLTELAERMGFRDDWNDFLNMVCGFAAKPKYLLDPDKRHTVDEFWDRYARSIYGDDKGLEWFKVHGHAVRYRTPEETYLPFGSLRIPFYFEFIKRTGDQMRVKLSEVGMKDWPLDNYQALPFWKNSQVIEDGKAGYEYYAITFKESLHTFADTMVMPWLSEVSDKDSIHGGILINSATANKLGIQTGDRVRLTSPAGSIEGAAQVVEGIHPQVLGVSNTITRQVVNNKRVRAKGSHFNRLLTGSMRYTDSATGGLESTARVRVERLGA, encoded by the coding sequence ATGGCGACGATGCATAGCACTCCGATTCCCCCGAGCACGGGCCGCTGGATCTTCAGCACGTGCGGCATGTGCCTGCATGGCTGCGGCATCAAGGTGCAGGTGGTGGACGGCGTGGCGGTCAAAATCGAAGGCGACCCGACGAATCCCGACAATCTCGGCAAGCTGTGTCCCAAGGGCAACGCCGGCCTGGCCCGCCTCTACGATCCCACCCGCGTGCTCTATCCGATGAAGCGCACGAACCCCAAGAAAGGTCTGCACGAGAAACCGGGCTGGGTGCAGATCAGCTGGGACGAGGCCTATGAGATCGTCGCACGGGAATTCGGCAAGATCCGGAAGGAGGATCCGCGGAAGCTGCTCTGTGCCATCGGCGATTTCCAGCGAATTCTTTTCTGGGGCTGGCCTGCGGTGTTTGGCTCGCCCAACTTCTTTACCTCCCTGGGGAACTACTGCGGCGGCTCCTATCATCCGGTGAACGGGAGCGTGGACGGTTCCTTCGCCGCCATCAACGATTACGAACATTGCAACTACTGGATTCAGATCGGCTCCGGCGACGGATTCTCCTCCCACCTGCATCTTTCCGGAAGCGCCAAGCGCATGGCCGATGCGCGCATGCGCGGGATGCGGGTCATTTCGCTCGATCCCCGCTGCTCGGTCGCTTCTGCGAAGGCCGACGAATGGATTCCGGCGCTTCCTGGCACGGATCGTGCCTTCGTCCTGGGCATGGCGCATGTGCTGGTCCACGAGCTGCACCGCTATGACCGCGACTTTTTGCGCGACCGCACGAATGCCCCGTACCTGGTGAAGGCCGACGGCTATTTCCTGCGCGATAGCGAGGGCAAAGCCCAGGTCTGGGATCTGCGCGTCAACGCCCCGCGTCCCTGGGATGGCGTCCCCGGCGAATCCATGGCGCTGGAGGGAACTTTTTCCCATGAGGGAATGAGCGTGCGCACTGGCTTCCAGATGTGGAAGGACATCCTGTTCGAGAACACACCCGAGAAGATGGCCGAGATCACCACCGTCCCGGCCGCGACCATCCGCCGGATTGCCCGGGAGTTCGTGGACGCGGCGCAGATCGGCGCCACCGTCGAAATCCAGGGCAAGACCTATCCGTATCGGCCCGCCGCGCTCAATTACTATCGCGGCTCGCAATCCCATGCCAACGGCCTCTTTGACAATGTGACGTACAAGCTCTTCAACATGTTGGTGGGAAACATCGACGTGCCGGGGGGCCATCTGGGCGTGCCTCTCGATCACCGCGGCTTCTTCGTGAGCCCCGGCGAAGACGGCATGCTCAAGCCCGAACCGCACCAACTGCATCCTGCGCCGGAATTCAAGTACCCGCCGGATTCCACGCACTTGATGGAGTGGTTCCCCATCGGTTTCGACGCCGGGCAGCTCAACGCGGAAACGCTGCTGCATCCGGAGCGCTTCGGCTTGAATTACCGGCCGGAGGTCATGCTGCTCTACCACTCCAATCCGTGGTGGAACATGCCGGAAACCGACAAAATCGAAGAGATCTTCCAGCGCATGAAGTTCGTCGTGGCGATTGATATTCAAGAGACGGAATCCACGCAGTGGGCCGACGTCTTCCTGCCGGACCGCACCTTCCTGGAATCCACGCTGCTCAATTGTCTCGAGCCGCCTGCCGTCACGGGCCACGCGCTCCGGCAGCCCGTGGTCGAGCCTCTCGGCGACACCCGAGACGCCTACGAAATGCTCACCGAACTGGCCGAGCGCATGGGTTTTCGGGACGACTGGAATGATTTCCTGAATATGGTTTGCGGTTTCGCGGCCAAGCCGAAATATCTGCTGGATCCGGACAAACGGCACACGGTGGACGAGTTTTGGGACCGCTACGCGCGCAGCATCTATGGGGACGACAAGGGGCTGGAGTGGTTCAAGGTGCACGGCCACGCGGTGCGCTACCGCACCCCGGAGGAAACCTACCTGCCCTTCGGCAGCTTGCGCATCCCCTTCTATTTCGAGTTCATCAAGCGCACCGGAGATCAGATGCGGGTCAAGCTCTCCGAGGTGGGCATGAAAGACTGGCCGCTCGATAATTACCAGGCGCTGCCGTTCTGGAAGAACTCGCAGGTGATCGAGGACGGAAAGGCGGGGTACGAGTACTACGCCATCACCTTTAAGGAAAGCCTGCATACCTTCGCGGACACCATGGTCATGCCCTGGCTTTCGGAAGTCAGCGACAAAGATTCCATTCACGGCGGGATCCTGATCAATTCCGCCACCGCCAACAAACTGGGCATCCAGACGGGTGACCGGGTGCGGTTGACTTCCCCGGCGGGAAGCATCGAAGGGGCAGCGCAAGTCGTGGAAGGCATCCATCCCCAGGTCTTGGGGGTCAGCAATACCATCACCCGGCAGGTCGTCAACAATAAACGGGTCCGGGCAAAGGGAAGCCACTTTAACCGCTTGCTGACCGGATCCATGCGCTATACCGACAGCGCAACCGGCGGGCTGGAATCCACGGCGCGCGTGCGCGTGGAACGCCTGGGAGCGTAA
- a CDS encoding Rrf2 family transcriptional regulator, whose protein sequence is MLTSLLSRPCSYALRAVTYLAAQPIGKLTGKKEIAQGESIPSAFLSKVLLSLCHNHVLRSRKGLRGGYELAVPAGQISLLTVVRAVGGEPFQECLLEDRPCSSTHPCELHESWAVVRGHLLEYFEKLTAADLVRMRRHEDSAGSLGNSAGAAQTFRRTERGE, encoded by the coding sequence ATGCTTACTTCACTCCTCTCCCGGCCATGCAGCTACGCTCTGCGCGCGGTTACCTACCTGGCTGCGCAGCCCATCGGGAAACTTACCGGGAAGAAGGAGATCGCCCAAGGCGAGTCTATCCCTTCCGCCTTTTTGAGCAAAGTCCTTCTTTCTTTGTGCCATAACCATGTGCTGCGCTCGCGCAAAGGCCTCCGCGGGGGGTACGAACTCGCCGTCCCCGCGGGACAGATTTCCTTGCTCACCGTCGTCCGCGCGGTGGGTGGCGAACCCTTCCAGGAATGTCTGCTGGAAGACCGGCCGTGCTCCAGCACCCATCCCTGCGAACTTCATGAATCCTGGGCCGTAGTTCGCGGGCATCTGCTGGAGTACTTCGAAAAGCTGACCGCAGCCGATCTGGTGCGGATGCGCCGGCATGAGGACAGCGCTGGCAGCTTGGGAAATTCGGCCGGCGCTGCACAGACGTTTCGTCGAACGGAACGAGGAGAATGA
- a CDS encoding PAS domain S-box protein: protein MLESELFSLLEGTADAAFTVDEQGMIRSWNRAAEKLFGYPSSTVLQKPCASLVQGYGSQGNIVCKEDCNVLQCAAAGRETENYDLQVIGRGGRRLWVNISIILFRDTRSGRRLHIHLARDITSRKRKDELALKVLDAAKELTALPENPGALAPVSPLTVQEKRVLSLFSEGKSPQQVARTLRITDRTLRNHLHHANQKLGTRNRLEAVIHAAKRGLI from the coding sequence ATGTTGGAGAGTGAACTCTTCTCGCTTCTGGAAGGCACCGCCGATGCGGCGTTCACGGTGGACGAGCAGGGCATGATTCGCTCGTGGAATCGCGCGGCGGAGAAACTCTTCGGCTATCCCTCTTCCACGGTTCTCCAAAAGCCTTGCGCCAGTCTGGTCCAGGGCTATGGTTCACAAGGAAACATCGTCTGCAAGGAAGACTGCAACGTGCTGCAATGCGCGGCTGCTGGCCGGGAGACGGAGAACTACGATCTGCAAGTCATCGGCCGGGGCGGACGCCGGCTCTGGGTGAACATTTCCATCATTCTCTTTCGGGATACCCGCTCCGGGCGCCGCTTGCACATCCACTTGGCCCGCGATATCACATCGCGTAAGAGGAAAGATGAACTAGCGCTGAAAGTCCTGGACGCCGCGAAGGAATTAACCGCGCTGCCGGAAAATCCTGGTGCGCTGGCCCCGGTTTCCCCTCTGACCGTGCAGGAGAAACGCGTGCTGAGCTTGTTCTCCGAGGGAAAGAGTCCGCAACAGGTGGCTCGCACGCTGAGAATTACGGACCGCACGCTGCGCAATCACCTGCATCACGCCAACCAGAAGCTGGGGACACGGAACCGTTTGGAAGCCGTGATCCACGCGGCAAAGCGCGGGTTGATCTAA
- a CDS encoding carboxymuconolactone decarboxylase family protein — protein MAFVKIVKPEMVDDPVVREIFDWVTQMEGAVPNHFYVEMNFPEFFKAKLGATKVLWQLGELTLDEIQYVGIAVSKANGCPYCTAAFCTILNYGLNTGEDQVKRFVMEMENALSDPRQKCIVTFALKVNATPANITEEDIAGLRRIGLTDKGIVQLVHLVSDFASYNRLNLAVRTDYDYRDLWRHLAFGEKSPRVGS, from the coding sequence ATGGCTTTCGTAAAGATCGTAAAGCCCGAAATGGTCGATGATCCCGTTGTCCGCGAGATTTTTGACTGGGTCACGCAAATGGAAGGGGCGGTCCCGAATCACTTCTATGTCGAGATGAACTTCCCGGAGTTCTTCAAGGCCAAGTTGGGAGCCACCAAGGTACTCTGGCAGCTGGGCGAACTGACGCTGGATGAAATCCAGTACGTGGGGATTGCCGTTTCCAAGGCCAACGGATGTCCCTACTGCACCGCGGCGTTCTGCACGATCCTGAACTACGGTCTGAATACCGGGGAAGATCAGGTCAAGAGGTTCGTCATGGAGATGGAAAACGCGCTCTCCGATCCGCGGCAGAAGTGCATCGTCACTTTCGCTCTGAAAGTGAACGCCACGCCCGCGAACATCACCGAAGAGGACATCGCCGGCCTCCGCCGCATCGGCCTGACCGACAAGGGCATCGTGCAACTCGTCCACCTCGTCAGCGATTTCGCCTCCTACAACCGCCTCAATCTCGCTGTGCGCACGGATTACGACTACCGTGATCTTTGGCGCCATCTGGCTTTCGGTGAGAAGAGTCCCCGCGTAGGATCCTAG
- a CDS encoding FAD-binding oxidoreductase, which translates to MRKIAIVGAGQSGLQLALGLQQKGYAITVVSSRTSQQLRAGRVSSSQFMFDSSLQIERDLGINFWEKECPKTEGIGFSIPGPDGGRALFWEAKLDHFGQSIDQRVKFAGWLEEFAKRGGQVIYKEASAQDLEEYAKSHELVIVAAGKGEINQLFTRDAARSTFDQPMRALALTYVKKMVPRKPFTAVAFSLIPGVGEYFVFPALTVNGPCEIMVFEGVPGGPMDCWQDVKTPQQHLQRSKEILAKFLPWEAERCQEIELTDDNGIVAGRFAPTIRKPVCKLPSGKTILGMGDVVVLNDPITGQGANTACKCAKVYMDCILERGGKPFDAGWMQQTFETFYSYAQWVAKWTNSLLTPPPPQVLQLMGAASQIPKLASLISNGFNNPPAYNPWWFDAAEAEKLIKRLQAGN; encoded by the coding sequence ATGAGGAAGATCGCCATCGTCGGCGCGGGACAGTCGGGCTTGCAGTTGGCTCTGGGTCTCCAGCAGAAGGGTTATGCCATCACCGTCGTCTCCAGCCGCACTTCCCAGCAGCTCCGCGCCGGCCGCGTCAGCTCCAGCCAGTTCATGTTTGACAGTTCTCTGCAGATCGAACGGGATCTGGGCATCAACTTTTGGGAAAAGGAGTGCCCGAAGACCGAGGGGATCGGCTTTTCCATTCCCGGGCCGGACGGCGGCCGCGCCTTGTTCTGGGAGGCGAAGCTGGACCATTTCGGCCAGTCCATCGACCAACGCGTCAAGTTTGCCGGCTGGCTCGAAGAGTTTGCCAAGCGCGGCGGTCAGGTCATCTACAAGGAAGCCAGCGCTCAGGACCTCGAGGAGTATGCCAAGAGCCACGAGCTCGTGATTGTGGCCGCCGGCAAAGGGGAGATCAACCAACTCTTCACACGCGACGCCGCACGCTCCACCTTCGATCAGCCCATGCGTGCCCTGGCGCTGACCTATGTCAAGAAGATGGTGCCCCGCAAGCCTTTCACCGCCGTGGCCTTCAGCCTCATCCCCGGCGTCGGCGAATATTTCGTCTTCCCGGCGCTGACCGTCAACGGGCCGTGCGAGATCATGGTCTTCGAGGGAGTCCCCGGTGGCCCCATGGATTGCTGGCAGGATGTAAAGACGCCGCAGCAGCATCTCCAACGCAGCAAGGAGATCCTGGCTAAGTTTCTGCCTTGGGAAGCGGAGCGCTGCCAGGAGATCGAACTTACCGACGATAACGGCATTGTCGCGGGCAGATTCGCGCCCACCATCCGCAAGCCGGTCTGCAAACTGCCCTCCGGGAAAACCATCCTGGGCATGGGCGACGTCGTGGTGCTCAACGATCCGATCACCGGGCAGGGCGCGAACACGGCGTGCAAGTGCGCAAAAGTCTATATGGACTGCATTCTGGAACGCGGCGGCAAACCGTTCGATGCCGGCTGGATGCAGCAGACCTTCGAGACCTTCTACAGCTATGCGCAGTGGGTGGCCAAGTGGACGAACTCGCTGCTAACCCCTCCGCCGCCCCAGGTGCTGCAGTTGATGGGTGCGGCTTCGCAGATTCCCAAGCTGGCCAGCCTCATTTCCAACGGCTTCAACAACCCGCCCGCCTACAACCCCTGGTGGTTTGACGCGGCGGAGGCCGAAAAGCTGATCAAGCGCCTGCAGGCGGGCAATTAG
- a CDS encoding SDR family oxidoreductase — protein MEGLKGKVAIVTGGGTMIGAHVVRAFHREGTKVVVADIDAAGGQAIAGELSEGVRFIRTDLGDDKQIAACVEQTVAAFGGIDFLVNVACVYVDGGLSASRQDWLDSYNINVVGGVMMLKAVRPHMVQRGGGAVVNFGSISAKVAQHGRWLYPVSKAATLQLTRNEAMDLAGDKIRVNSVSPGWTWSKVIAELSKNNRAKADSVGAPFHLLGRIGNPEEVAQAVVFLCSSHASFITGTDLAVDGGYTAMGPERAEEAIPKLAE, from the coding sequence ATGGAAGGTCTGAAAGGGAAGGTCGCCATCGTCACGGGCGGCGGAACGATGATTGGCGCCCACGTGGTCCGGGCCTTTCATCGGGAAGGAACGAAAGTGGTTGTGGCGGATATTGACGCGGCGGGCGGCCAGGCCATTGCCGGCGAACTCTCTGAAGGTGTGCGCTTCATCCGGACGGATCTGGGCGACGACAAGCAGATCGCCGCTTGTGTCGAGCAGACCGTCGCGGCGTTCGGCGGTATCGATTTCCTGGTCAACGTGGCCTGCGTCTACGTGGATGGCGGCCTGAGCGCCTCGCGGCAGGATTGGCTGGACAGCTACAACATCAACGTCGTCGGCGGGGTGATGATGCTGAAGGCCGTGCGCCCGCACATGGTCCAGCGGGGCGGCGGCGCGGTGGTGAACTTCGGCAGCATCAGCGCGAAGGTGGCGCAGCATGGCCGCTGGCTCTACCCGGTCAGCAAAGCGGCGACGCTGCAGTTGACGCGCAACGAGGCCATGGATCTGGCCGGGGACAAGATCCGCGTCAACTCCGTCTCTCCTGGCTGGACCTGGTCGAAGGTCATTGCCGAGCTGAGCAAGAACAATCGCGCGAAGGCCGACAGCGTGGGCGCTCCCTTTCATCTGCTGGGGCGCATCGGTAACCCGGAAGAGGTAGCGCAGGCCGTTGTTTTCCTCTGTTCCAGCCATGCCTCGTTCATCACCGGGACGGATCTTGCCGTGGACGGCGGCTACACCGCCATGGGCCCGGAACGCGCCGAAGAGGCGATTCCCAAGCTGGCGGAATAG
- a CDS encoding flavin reductase family protein, which yields MKSTSAEDFDPKDYRRTLGQFATGVTVVTTRGQDGRFIGLTVNSFTSVSLQPPLVLWCLVRQSPSLAAFQGASHFAINILAAGQHGLSRQFASQVPDRFAGVELEEGKAGVPRLKGVAAQLVCRNAGQFDGGDHIIFLGQVEEYLRSEEKPLLFHSGRYRSVTPHPDFPE from the coding sequence ATGAAGAGCACTTCAGCCGAGGACTTTGACCCGAAGGATTACCGCCGCACGCTCGGGCAGTTCGCCACGGGCGTCACCGTGGTCACCACCCGGGGCCAGGACGGCCGCTTCATCGGCCTGACCGTCAATTCCTTTACTTCCGTTTCGCTCCAGCCGCCGCTGGTCCTCTGGTGTCTCGTCCGGCAATCGCCGAGCCTGGCAGCCTTTCAAGGGGCCAGCCACTTCGCGATCAATATTCTGGCGGCCGGGCAGCACGGCTTGTCCCGGCAGTTTGCTTCGCAGGTTCCCGACCGGTTTGCAGGGGTTGAGCTGGAGGAGGGGAAGGCCGGTGTGCCGCGCTTGAAGGGCGTCGCGGCCCAGTTGGTTTGCCGGAACGCGGGGCAATTCGACGGCGGCGATCACATCATTTTTCTGGGGCAGGTGGAGGAATACCTCCGGTCCGAGGAAAAACCTCTGCTGTTCCACTCCGGGCGCTATCGCAGCGTGACGCCGCATCCCGATTTCCCGGAATGA
- a CDS encoding hydrolase, with amino-acid sequence MIEQYMALALQPTMRGCTKRSEVEVNIRHISDLIDASIWLSSIDLPVRLICIPEGCLQGFTDEVFDWDHEKYVEEMALDIPGPETEMLGRKAKQHNAFIIAQAKIKHPEFPRKFFNGAFIIAPTGEVIYKYHKLQVFAREHSTVPHDVWDKWVELYGDGLDSFFPVADTEIGRIGCVICMDGSFPETARGMAMNGAEVLYRPAYPEPYVANGLWEVQNRARALDNTCYVVAPNPANYYLMQDSKDALDTFGGKSMIVDYQGRVLSQHEYGAGPSYAGAIIDIEALRQYRTRSLWGNWLRDLRTEQFRCIYEKPLYPKNLGLKKHPGGHADHDAIRHRVLAEMVERGIYRRPTKTKAQPKTEEVPAD; translated from the coding sequence ATGATCGAGCAATATATGGCTCTTGCGCTCCAGCCCACCATGCGTGGCTGCACCAAGCGCTCGGAAGTCGAGGTCAACATCCGGCATATTTCGGACCTGATCGACGCTTCCATCTGGCTCAGTTCCATTGACCTGCCCGTGCGCCTGATCTGTATTCCGGAAGGCTGCCTGCAGGGTTTCACCGACGAGGTCTTCGACTGGGATCACGAAAAATACGTGGAGGAGATGGCCCTGGACATCCCCGGCCCAGAGACGGAGATGCTGGGGCGCAAAGCCAAGCAGCACAACGCTTTCATCATCGCCCAGGCCAAGATCAAGCATCCCGAGTTTCCCAGGAAGTTCTTCAACGGCGCTTTCATCATCGCGCCGACCGGCGAGGTGATTTATAAATACCACAAGCTCCAGGTCTTCGCCCGCGAGCACTCGACCGTGCCCCACGACGTGTGGGACAAGTGGGTCGAACTCTACGGCGACGGCCTCGATTCCTTCTTTCCCGTGGCCGATACGGAGATCGGGCGGATCGGCTGCGTGATCTGCATGGACGGATCCTTCCCGGAAACGGCCCGCGGCATGGCCATGAACGGCGCCGAAGTCCTTTACCGGCCCGCGTATCCCGAACCCTATGTCGCCAACGGCCTCTGGGAGGTGCAGAACCGCGCCCGCGCCCTGGACAATACCTGCTACGTGGTGGCGCCGAACCCCGCCAACTACTACCTCATGCAGGATTCGAAAGACGCACTGGATACTTTCGGCGGCAAATCCATGATCGTGGACTATCAGGGCCGGGTGCTTTCGCAGCACGAGTACGGCGCGGGGCCTTCCTACGCCGGAGCGATCATCGATATCGAGGCGCTGCGGCAATACCGCACGCGCTCGCTGTGGGGGAACTGGCTCCGCGATCTGCGCACCGAACAGTTCCGCTGCATCTACGAAAAACCCTTGTACCCGAAAAACCTCGGCCTGAAGAAGCATCCCGGCGGGCATGCGGATCACGACGCCATACGGCACCGCGTGCTGGCAGAGATGGTGGAGAGGGGAATCTACCGGCGCCCAACCAAGACAAAAGCCCAGCCGAAAACCGAAGAGGTTCCGGCCGACTGA